One Tachypleus tridentatus isolate NWPU-2018 chromosome 3, ASM421037v1, whole genome shotgun sequence DNA window includes the following coding sequences:
- the LOC143245862 gene encoding POU domain protein 2-like, giving the protein MEESLCSTSSGTQLTSQEIYQLQQHFLQRLEHFLLLHSSQLPASVQVELFLRNQNVLFQNLQSQFIQFVSSEALNPLHNPLISHQRNISQEYNAGQCHKPQGLQCKIHTEGAFGKIPSKEASYTETTTLEDLEEFATLFKQKRINLGFTQGDVGFAMGKHYGNDFSQTTISRFEALNLSFKNMCKLKPLLQRWLEDAENSFFKSSIVGNESFTERIGHRRKKRTNIDINVRQALENAFKENPKPTSKDIAQFAVSLSLPKEVVRVWFCNRRQKRKRLIASSVMTLPSPMALSSTAGLFQLHSLSTNTSN; this is encoded by the exons ATGGAG GAGTCTCTTTGTTCCACTTCTTCTGGAACTCAGCTAACTTCCCAAGAAATTTACCAGTTACAACAGCACTTTCTTCAGAGATTGGAACACTTCCTCCTACTGCACTCAAGCCAGTTGCCTGCCAGTGTTCAAGTCGAGCTGTTTCTTCGGAACCAG AACGTTCTGTTTCAAAACCTGCAGTCACAGTTTATTCAATTCGTTTCTTCTGAGGCACTGAACCCCCTGCATAATCCTTTGATTTCTCACCAACGAAACATCAGCCAGGAATACAATGCGGGGCAATGTCATAAACCACAAGGGCTACAATGCAag ATTCATACTGAGGGGGCGTTTGGGAAAATTCCGTCAAAAGAAGCTAGTTATACAGAGACGACAACACTGGAAGATTTGGAAGAATTTGctacattatttaaacaaaagagAATAAACTTAG GGTTTACACAAGGAGATGTGGGATTTGCAATGGGGAAGCATTACGGAAACGACTTCAGTCAAACTACAATATCTCGATTTGAAGCTCTTAACCTCAGTTTCAAGAATATGTGCAAACTGAAACCTCTTTTACAGAGATGGCTTGAAGATGCTgaaaattccttctttaaaagTTCTATAGTTGGGAATGAATCGTTCACTGAAAGAATTGGACATCGACGAAAGAAACGAACCAACATTGATATAAATGTGCGACAAGCTTTAGAAAATGCCTTTAAAGAAAACCCAAAACCCACTTCAAAAGATATTGCTCAGTTTGCTGTATCTTTGTCTCTGCCAAAAGAGGTTGTCAGGGTTTGGTTTTGTAACAGAAGACAAAAGAGGAAGAGATTAATTGCTTCCTCTGTCATGACACTGCCATCTCCAATGGCTCTCTCTTCAACTGCTGGATTATTCCAACTTCATTCACTGTCTACAAACACATCTAACTAA